From Coffea arabica cultivar ET-39 chromosome 2e, Coffea Arabica ET-39 HiFi, whole genome shotgun sequence, the proteins below share one genomic window:
- the LOC140036360 gene encoding uncharacterized protein — MDDMWKEMQRRFDQRLETIHEQNDQLSSSRVSSRKSRGKSTLEESSDSNADSEHEAYEQGRPKRNTRAIGDAIKGIKMKIPPFQGKSDPDTYLEWESRVELVFDCNDYTDAQKLRLAVVEFTDYAIVWWEQVATSRRRCGEPSITTWTELKRLMKKRFVPSHYHRDLYQKLQTLTQGQRSVEDYYKDMEISMLRADIQEDREATMARFLSGLRVEIADQLELQYYVEIEDMVEKAIKIEQRLKRRGTTRNYNPNPQPFTRPFQPKREERGPNAWNPPKPKQDHGSSSRPPFTKTDSKVISKTTIETPKPRNRDTKCWRCQGVGHIASQCPNPRTMLVLPNGDIVTDDEEEDYKDMPPLVEEEDEIEEVPTQDKVGLVARRALATQASKDELQRDNIFYTRCHVTNKVCSLVIDPGSCTNVASALMVEKLNLPTSEHPRPYKLQWLNNSGEVRVHKQVLVTFRIGRYEDDVMCDVVPMQAAHILLGRPWQFDKRVTFDGFLNKYSFIHNCKKITLAPLTPQQVHEDQVSLQQEYDLHTTTKKDNAKRKPIMLAKVKNVRQALHSNQILFILFGKESLLTNALDASLPSIITNLLQEYQDVFPEDIPTGLPPLRGIEHQIDFIPGSSLPNKAPYRTNPEETKEQQRQKDGGWRMCTDCRAINAITVKYRHPIPRLDDMLDELHGAIIFTKIDLKSGYHQIRMKEGDEWKTVFKTKHGLFEWLVMPFGLTNAPSTFMRLMNHVLRSFIGKFVVVYFDDILIYSKTLDEHVVHLQMVLDALRKASLYANLKKCTFCPNQLVFLGYVVSEQGIHVDQEKVKAISEWPTPTNVSEVRSFHGLASFYRRFVKDFSTIAAPLTSIVKKDVQFHWGEEQAKSFQLLKHKLTHAPVLSLPNFDKAFEVECDASGIGIGAVLLQEGRPVAYFSEKLNGAALNYSTYDKELMALVRALQTWQHYLRPREFVLHTYHESLKHIKSQDKLSKRHARWITFIDSFTFVIKYKTGKTNVVADELSRRHTLITTLDAKLLGFEFLKELYATDSDFGEIYSSLPRHSREHYFISQGFLYYKDRLCIPKSSMRTLLVRESHGGGLMGHFGIAKTLMILQEHFFWPRMRSDVERHIERCVTCHQAKSKVHPYGLYTPLPIPQEPWVDLSMDFVLGLPRTRKGHDSIYVVYSPFEIVYGFNPLTPLDLTPLPVHERVNLDGKTKAAYVRELHTKVRANIEKRTLQYIQSANKGRRKMVFEPGDWVWIHMRKERFPVKWRSKLLPRGDDPFQVLERINDNAYKLELPGEYGLVDANRDLLQKVEELSIMVNAQSARIAELEETLAGEVATAEVTHDELQRVRARLTRIGEEVRDRASGIMVDATMLIDEVMEARWRMGTEDLLLMVMAMLMAMRTHAYPNHLVFALDDKRRQLVDANRDLLQEVEELSIMVNAQSARIAELEETLAGEVATAEVTHDEFQKARARPTRIGEEVRDRASEIMADATMLFDVVMEAVQSPVQEGVEEDPEENLEEDPEEEVPPDSP, encoded by the exons ATGGATGATATGTGGAAGGAAATGCAGAGGAGATTTGACCAAAGGCTGGAAACAATCCATGAGCAGAATGATCAACTAAGttcatctagggtttcttcTCGGAAATCTAGGGGAAAATCCACCCTGGAGGAATCTAGTGACTCCAATGCCGATTCGGAACATGAGGCATACGAGCAAGGAAGACCGAAGCGAAACACAAGAGCAATCGGTGATGCAATCAAGGGGATTAAGATGAAGATTCCtcctttccaaggcaaatctgatcCGGATACATACCTTGAATGGGAGAGTCGAGTAGAGCTAGTGTTCGATTGTAATGACTACACCGATGCACAAAAATTGAGACTTGCCGTAGTAGAATTCACCGACTATGCCATAGTTTGGTGGGAACAAGTGGCTACAAGCAGGAGAAGGTGTGGAGAACCATCTATAACTACTTGGACTGAGCTCAAGAGACTGATGAAGAAGCGATTTGTACCAAGTCACTACCATAGAGACTTGTACCAAAAACTTCAAACCTTGACACAAGGTCAACGCTCAGttgaggactactacaaggacATGGAAATCTCCATGTTGAGAGCTGATATTCAAGAAGATCGAGAGGCTACAATGGCAAGATTTCTCAGTGGTCTGAGGGTTGAAATAGCCGATCAACTTGAGCTTCAATACTATGTGGAGATAGAAGATATGGTGGAAAAGGCTATCAAGattgagcaaaggctcaagCGGAGGGGTACCACCAGAAATTATAACCCTAATCCGCAACCATTTACTCGACCATTCCAGCCCAAAAGGGAGGAGAGAGGTCCGAACGCTTGGAACCCTCCAAAGCCGAAGCAAGATCACGGGTCAAGCTCACGGCCACCTTTTACCAAAACCGACTCCAAGGTTATTTCCAAGACAACAATTGAAACTCCAAAACCTAGGAATCGTGACACCAAATGTTGGAGGTGTCAAGGAGTTGGGCATATTGCAAGCCAATGTCCAAACCCAAGGACCATGCTTGTCCTACCAAATGGAGACATTGTCACTGATGATGAAGAGGAGGATTACAAAGACATGCCTCCCttggttgaagaggaagatgagatAGAGGAAGTTCCAACTCAAGACAAAGTTGGTTTGGTAGCAAGAAGGGCCCTAGCTACTCAAGCTAGTAAAGATGAGCTTCAACGTGACAACATCTTTTACACTAGGTGCCATGTGACCAACAAGGTATGCAGCTTGGTGATTGACCCCGGAAGTTGCACTAATGTTGCTAGTGCATTAATGGTGGAGAAACTAAACTTGCCAACTAGTGAGCACCCCCGTCCCTACAAGCTTCAGTGGTTAAACAACAGTGGAGAGGTACGTGTTCATAAACAAGTTTTGGTTACTTTTCGCATTGGTAGGTATGAAGATGATGTTATGTGTGATGTAGTACCAATGCAAGCTGCACATATACTCTTAGGGcgtccttggcaatttgacaaaagagtcacttttgatggtttcTTGAACAAATACTCTTTCAtacataattgtaaaaagattacacttgcacctcttacacctcaacaagtgcatgaggaTCAAGTTAGTCTACAACAAGAGTATGACTTGCATACTACCACCAAGAAGGACAACGCCAAA AGAAAACCCATCATGCTTGccaaggtgaaaaatgtgagACAGGCCTTGCATTCTAATcagattttatttattttatttggcaAGGAATCCTTACTCACTAATGCTCTTGATGCTTCTTTGCCTAGTATTATTACTAACCTCTTACAGGAGTATCAAGACGTCTTTCCTGAGGATATACCTACTGGTTTGCCTCCATTAaggggaattgaacatcaaattgatttcattcctggATCTTCCCTTCCAAACAAGGCACCATATAGGACCAATCCTGAGGAAACCAAGGAGCAACAACGACAA aaagatggaggatgGAGAATGTGCACTGATTGTAGGGCAATTAATGCCATCACGGTAAAGTACCGCCATCCCATACCTCGTTtggatgacatgcttgatgaattacatggtgctatcatttttactaagattgatttgaaaagtggttaccatcaaattcgcatgaaagaaggagatgaatggaaaactgTATTTAAGACAAAACATGGACTTTTTGAGTGGTTGGTCATGCCTTTCGGGCTAACCAATGCACCAAGTACTTTTATGAGACTCATGAATCATGTTTTACGCTCTTTCATTGGTAAATTTGTGgtcgtttactttgatgacattttgatctATAGTAAGACTCTAGATGAGCATGTTGTGCATTTACAAATGGTCCTCGACGCACTTCGCAAGGCAAGCCTctacgctaaccttaagaagtgtacCTTTTGCCCAAATCAATTGGTTTTCCTAGGATATGTTGTTAGTGAGCAGGGAATTCATGTTGATCAAGAAAAGGTGAAGGCTATTAGTGAATGGCCAACCCCTACCAATGTAAGTGAGGTGCGAAGTTTCCATGGCTTGGCAAGCTTCTATAGGCGTTTTGTCAAGGACTTTAGCACAATTGCTGCCCCACTTACGTCGATTGTCAAGAAAGATGTGCAATTTCATTGGGGAGAGGAACaagctaagtctttccaattacttaaacacaagctcacacatgcacctgttcttagtttacctaattttgacaaagcttttgaagtagagtgtgatgcttctggtataggtattggagctgttttACTCCAAGAGGGTCGCCCGGTTGCCTACTTTAGCGAGAAGTTGAATGGAGCTGCTCTAAATTACTCAACCTATGACAAGGAACTAATGGCCTTAGTGCGAGCTCTACAAACATGGCAACATTACCTTCGCCCTCGTGAGTTTGTCTTGCACACATATCATGAGTCGCTCAAGCATATCAAGTCTCAAGACAAGTTAAGTAAGCGACATGCACGATGGATTACCTTCATTGACAGTTTTACCTTTGTGATCAAATACAAGACAGGTAagacgaatgtagtggctgatgaaCTCTCGCGAAGGCATACACTTATCACTACattagatgctaagttgcttggtTTTGAATTTCTTAAAGAACTTTATGCAACTGACTCAGATTTTGGTGAGATTTATTCATCCTTGCCACGACACTCTCGTGAGCATTATTTCATCTCTCAAGGGTTCTTGTACTACAAGGACAGGCTTTGCATTCCCAAGAGCTCCATGCGCACACTCCTAGTACGAGAATCTCATGGAGGAGGGCTAATGGGACACTTCGGCATTGCCAAGACCTTAATGATTCTCCAAGAACATTTCTTCTGGCCACGCATGAGGAGTGACGTGGAACGACACATCGAAAGGTGCGTGACTTGTCACCAAGCAAAATCAAAGGTACACCCTTATGGTCTCTATACACCTTTGCCAATTCCACAGGAACCATGGGTTGATCTGTcaatggattttgtgcttggacTACCTAGAACTAGAAAAGGACATGATTCAATCTATGTGGT TTATTCACCGTTTGAAATTGTGTATGGTTTTAACCCTCTCACACCTTTGGATTTAACTCCTTTACCTGTTCATGAGAGAGTTAACTTGGATGGTAAGACCAAGGCTGCATATGTACGTGAGTTACACACTAAGGTGCGAGCCAACATCGAGAAGCGTACACTTCAATACATCCAAAGTGCCAACAAGGGGCGCCGCAAGATGGTCTTTGAGCCTGGCGATTGGGTATGGATACACATGCGCAAAGAGAGGTTTCCAGTCAAATGGCGTAGTAAGCTACTTCCACGGGGAGATGATCCATTCCAAGTCCTGGAGCGTATaaatgacaatgcctacaaacttGAACTTCCAGGTGAGTATGGG ttggtggatgccaaccgaGATCTGCTCCAGAAGGTAGAGGAGCTGAGCATTATGGTGAATGCTCAGAGTGCTAGGATTGCTGAGTTGGAGGAGACTTTGGCAGGCGAGGTGGCTACAGCTGAGGTCACCCATGATGAGCTTCAGAGAGttagggctcgacttactaggaTAGGTGAGGAGGTCCGTGATCGGGCTTCCGGAATCATGGTTGATGCCACTATGCTGATTGACGAGGTGATGGAGGCT